DNA from Marinagarivorans cellulosilyticus:
TGTTTTATGTATGCGTTGTGGTGTTGATATTAGCGGCCATAAAAATATTTTCTTGTGAGGTTTGCATGGCATTAATAAATAGAACCGCCTTTTTACTGTGTATCTCTTTACAACACTTCGGACAGTTTTAGGCACCCAAATAGGCCCAAAGTGGTCATGTAGGGTCGGCAGGAAGGGTATAGAATTTTGCTATGTTATTAGGTGTCATGGATAAATTTTGAGATAATTTGGTTTCTGACATCAAACAACCCACAAGATTTACCCATGACAGACCTAGTAAACACTATTTTCAGTTTAATGCCTAGTATCAATAAGCCTCAACGTGTATTTATGACTGGCCTGCTTGCCACATTGGTTGTATTTCACGGTCGAGCGACTTTCAGAAATATGAGTCGCTATAGCGACATGAGTGAGAAGCGATTCGCGCGTTGGTATCGACGTGATTTTCCGTTTGCGCAATTCAACACAGAGCTTCTCTTGCATTCATTGGGGCGGTCGCAGGAAAATATTGCAGCCATTGACGCTAGCTTCATGAAAAAGTCAGGTAAAAAGACAGAGGGGCTAGGCTGGTTTTATAACGGTGCGCAAGGTGCTAGTGAGCGAGGACTAGAAACGTCACTCATTAGCGCAGTGAATATTAAAAGTCATACGGCTTACTCGATTGATGCGCGGCAAACCATCGATACAGAAGGTAAAACACGCACTGATCTTTATGCTGATCATGCTGCCGATATGGCAGATGAATTGAAGCGTTTAGAGATTCAGTATCTAGCCGCTGATTCTTTTTATAGCAAGTATAAATTTGTGAACAGCGTTGTGAATTCAGGGCTGCACATGATCGGCAAGCTACGAGTCGATGCAAATTTAAAATGGCTTTATCAGGGAGAATACTCGGGCTGCGGGCGGCCCAAACAATACGAAGGGAAAATCAATTTTGAAAATGATCTATCGCGCTTTCAGTACATTGGATTCTATGAAAATAACACTGAAATATACAGCGCCATCGCGTATAGCGTTTCATTGAAGCGTGAGGTACGTGTAGTGCTTCTTCGATCGTCGGATTCAGCTGTATCGACAAGAGCGATATTGTTCTCGACAGATAAAAATTTAGACGCACTGACAGTATTGACGTATTACAGGGCTCGATTTCAAATAGAATTTTTATTCAGAGATGCTAAACAATACACCGGCTTGACACATTGCCAATCACGCCGTTCGGAGGCCATCAATAATCAGGTCAATGCATCATTAACGGCTCTCAATCTATTAAAAATTGAGGATAGAGATAAAAAACAAACGGCTGAGAAAACGGTCATATCGATAGCGAGCTGGAAGCGACGAAAGTCCAACCAGCATCTGCTCTCAAGAGTTTTTGAGAGGTTAGGTGTAAACCTGAAATCGATTAAAGTCTGTAATGTGTACGAGGAGCTGAGTGATTACGGGCTTATTGCCTCATAAAACTGTCTACAGTGTTGTCTTTATTGCTTTATGCTTGCGGTGGTGTAGGTATAGAAAGCGCCTCTTCAGATCGTCAAGTAAATTCTTCCAGCAGTATTGCGTCAGGAAATTCAATAGAAGGCGATGCCCCAGATGCGACTGCGCCAACTGTTGATGCCGTTGCAGCATTAAAAATTATTGAAGAGCATTGCACCAATTGCCATTTTGGATTGCATAAAAAATGGCAAGAATACGATAGTGATGAAGCTTGGCGTTTAGCTCAGGCGCGTAGCGGTGAAGGCTATATTAATCAGCTGAACCCAGAGAACTCTTTATTATTACGACGAATGAAGTATTACGGTGGTGAAGATGCTGATATGCCACTCGATAATGCAGCGCAAACTAAAGCTTTTACGCGTGATGATTACAACACCGTGTTCGCTTGGGTTAAATCATTGGGTAAAAAACAACCTGAGGTGATTACTGATGGTTCTGTTTCTATTGACCATTTTTCGTTAAATGAAAATGGAGCTGAATTAACCTTGGCATGTGATAGTGGCGATCAGCTGCAATTGCATTTACGTAATCCCGCCGAAATAGAACTAACAACAGTAAATGCCTTTTCGGGAATCGCTTCGCGACAAAGTGGCGTTGATTTTGTTGGTGCTACTGATATCGCAACAGTACTTGATGATGGAACTTTTTTACTGGCTGGCGAAGGTATCGATTTTTGGCAAGACAGCATTTTTTTCAACGCCCTAGCAATGCCGATTGAAGATGGCGCCTTAGATTTAACCTTGGATGTCCTTTCTGTTAATGGAATCGAGCACGATTTTGCCAAGGTGGGCTTATTGGTTACTGATGGTGATGATTTGTCGGGGCAAATGGTGTTTATTCATTGGTCTGGTCGCCAAGGCTTAGCGGAAGATAGTGGTGTAGGTGTATTGAATGGCTATCGCCGTATTGTGGCAAACCCCGTTGAAGGCGGGGTGACACCAACACCTGCGCGCTTGCGGGTTGCCTACGAGAACGACACCTTAAAAATAGGCGGCTGCTATGATTGCGAGACGCCAGCGGTGGGCCTCCCCAAAACACTCAACTTTGAGCCTAAGCAGGTTTACATTGTGGCCTCCTCGCATACCGAAGGCATGATTCAAGCGCGCTTGGGCTTGATGGATGCGTATTCTGACGAGGGGAAATACGCCAAGATTCACGAAGAATCGGTGACTTGTGTGGACGGCACGGCCAATGTCACGATTGCCGCTAGCGGGTTAGACGATCTTGAGCGTTTACACGTCGAGTTTTACCGCGGCGACAGCCTTGTAGCGGCGTCTTCGGTAGTGAAAGAGTTTTCTGAAATGGCGAGTTGTGAGCTGCAAGATGAGCTATTAGAGCCCAAGCTGCGCCGGTTGTCGCAAACGCAAATTAAAAACTCAATCGTCGATATTTTCGGCGATCGTTTTGCTGCCGATATTTGGCCTGATATGGAAGATGGCGCTAAGCTGATTGGCATGAATAACACCGCCGACCGCTTAAATGTTAACAACCTTAATATGGAGCGCTTGCTCGAGACCTCGAAGGCTGTGGCAAGTACCGCGCTAGCCTCTGAGCCTACTGTGCTGGCGTGTGCGCAAGCGGCGAACGATGCGTGCGTATTGGATGTTGTTCAAACTTACGGTAAGCGCTTGTGGCGCCGGCCGTTGTCGACTGCCGAGGTCACGGAGTTCACCGCGGCACTGGCAGATATTGCCGACAACGAAAGCCAATTAGAGTTTGCCATTAATGCATTATTTATGAGTGCCAACTTCCTGTTTCGCAGCGAGATTGGGGTGCTTGAAAATAATGCGCAAGCACTCACGAACTACGAAATTGTCAGCATATTATCTTACGCGGTATTAAATACTACGCCGGACGACACCTTGTTGGCATTGGCCGATAAAGCCTCACCACTGACTGTGCAAGAACTGCAGCAGCAAGTCACGCGGTTGCTTGATGATGATCGCGCCAGTGCGGCCATGATGGAAGTGTACAAAGATTACCTCAAATTAGACTTGGTGCTTTCACGGCCTAAAGATGACAGCTTTAACTTTACCGAAACCGTCAGGGCAGATGTTTTAGCCAGTGCCGAGCAAATGTTAATTGATAACATTGCCAGTGGTGCCAGCGTGGTGGGTGTCTTTGGGGGGAGTGACTATTACCTTAACAGCAATATCGACTACCTCTTTAATGCCGATGTTGAGTATGCCGCGCTAGCAAAAACCACATTGGATGCGACTGAGCGTAGCGGGGTATTGAATCACCCAGCCTTTTTGTCCGTGCACTCAACATTGGCAAAATCCGGTATTGTGAAGCGTGGCGTCTTTGCCTTAGAGCAATTACTGTGTCAGGAATTACCCGATCCACCTGATGATGTTATGCCTGTTCCCGTGCCCGATGGCATTGATGTGCTATTAACCTCAGAGCGCAACTTACTGCAAATGACACACAGCGCCCAGGCGGCGTGTATCAGCTGCCACCAAGTCATCGATCCAGCAGGCTTTGGATTTGAAAACTTCGATTCTATTGGCCGTTATCGCACGGTTGAAAAAGACGTTGTTGCAATTGACGCATCGGGCGTGCTCGATAATGTGGGCGAGCATGTCTTGATGTACAGCACCAGTGCGGAATATTCCGAAGCCTTAATGGCGTCACCGCAAATGAGCGGGTGTGTGTCGCGCCGCTTCCTGGAAAACTTTTTAGGGCAAGATCTCGAGCGCAACGCCTGTGAGCTGGAAAAATACCAGCACCACTTGGGTGAAGGTGACGGCAGCGTAAGCGCGCTGTTAAATACATTGATTCAGCTCGAAAGTTTCGGCAAGCGCAAGCAAGGTCAATAGGTGATTTATGAACAAGACACAAAAGACAGTTAGCCGCCGCAATTTAATTAAAGGCTTGGGTGTTGTGGGTTTGTTACCTATGACCAAAGTCAATCAGCTCTTGGCGGCTACTTCAGAGGCGCCGCTAAGGGTACTGTTTGTTGCTTTGCAGCATGGTTGGGGGACGAGTAATCGCCCGATGACGGTCGAGGGTGAAGATTTTGCCTTTCCAGACGGCTTAGACCCTTTTAATAGTATTAAAAGTCAGTGTACCGTTGTTGATGGCCTCATGGGGCTTGGTGAGTGGGGCAATAATCATGACCTGTCCTACGCCGATATTTTAACCGGTGGAGTGCCTTATGGTGTGACGAGCTCAGCGTTTGATGGCCATATGCCCTTATCGGTGACCCCGTCTATCGATTATTTGCTGGAACAAAAAAGCGGCTTGCCAGCGTACCGTTTTTCGGCCGGGTACCGTTCTTGGGGTGTGCAATACCATCCGCTCAGCTTTGATCACAACTCGACAATCTTGCCGTTTTACACAACGGCCATTTCTGCTTACGACAGCCTATTTAAAAACTTAACCGATGCTGAGTTAAGCGGTGAGAGCGTACAAAGCCAAGAGGCTGAAATGCTGTCGAAAGTTTTTCAGTTTGTACGGGCGCCTGCGCAGCGACAGTTAGATTCAGTCCCGCTGGCCGAAAAAGATAAACTTGAGCGCTACCTATTAGCCGTAGAGCACTTGGAAAGTAAAAACGAAACAGCGGCAGGCTATAGCGGTTCAGAGCGTTTAAGTGCAATGCCGGTTAAGGGGCAAAGCAGGCTAGAGGACCTAGACCATTACCTTGATATGATGAAAGTCGCATTCGCCAACGGCCTGACAACCACTGGGGTTGTTGGTATTGGCGATATCCACAGTATTACAGACTTTCATCACACCCACGCGCATGCGGTGACGGATACTTGGTGGGATACGCGTCGAGAATTTTCACAATCGATCGTAAATTTCGCGAATGCGCTGGATCAGATCACAGACTTTGATGGCAGCAGCTTGCTGGATAACACATTAATAGTGATGACTGGAGAGGTGGGTGATGGTAAGCACAACCTCATTAATAAAGGGCATTTGATGGTCGGTGGCGGTAACCATTTAAATGTAGGGCGTGTCATAAAGCCAGAAAGGCTGGGTAAAACCGAGGCGAGAGCCTTGCTGCGTGAAGATGCCAATGGCGCCCTGCAGCCCCAGTTGCGGTGGAGTACTACGGCGAGTAGTCGTACCAATGCGGATTTATTTCGTGACATAGGCAACTTGGCGGGCTTGAACTTAAGTGAATTTGGTTTGCCTTCGCAAAATCGTGGTGATGTGCTGTAGGGTGGGGTGCCTTTTTTACATTGCAATAAATCGGTTTATGGCTTTTCTATATTCGCCCCTATGAAAAACAATCGTTATACTCTGCGCTTTTTAACGATGTAGGTTTTTCATGAAAATTGCACAAGATACTGTAGCCACTATTAGTTATCAACTGAGCGAGGACGGTGGCGCTTTGCTAGAGCAAAGCGACGA
Protein-coding regions in this window:
- a CDS encoding transposase, which encodes MTDLVNTIFSLMPSINKPQRVFMTGLLATLVVFHGRATFRNMSRYSDMSEKRFARWYRRDFPFAQFNTELLLHSLGRSQENIAAIDASFMKKSGKKTEGLGWFYNGAQGASERGLETSLISAVNIKSHTAYSIDARQTIDTEGKTRTDLYADHAADMADELKRLEIQYLAADSFYSKYKFVNSVVNSGLHMIGKLRVDANLKWLYQGEYSGCGRPKQYEGKINFENDLSRFQYIGFYENNTEIYSAIAYSVSLKREVRVVLLRSSDSAVSTRAILFSTDKNLDALTVLTYYRARFQIEFLFRDAKQYTGLTHCQSRRSEAINNQVNASLTALNLLKIEDRDKKQTAEKTVISIASWKRRKSNQHLLSRVFERLGVNLKSIKVCNVYEELSDYGLIAS
- a CDS encoding DUF1588 domain-containing protein — its product is MLSLLLYACGGVGIESASSDRQVNSSSSIASGNSIEGDAPDATAPTVDAVAALKIIEEHCTNCHFGLHKKWQEYDSDEAWRLAQARSGEGYINQLNPENSLLLRRMKYYGGEDADMPLDNAAQTKAFTRDDYNTVFAWVKSLGKKQPEVITDGSVSIDHFSLNENGAELTLACDSGDQLQLHLRNPAEIELTTVNAFSGIASRQSGVDFVGATDIATVLDDGTFLLAGEGIDFWQDSIFFNALAMPIEDGALDLTLDVLSVNGIEHDFAKVGLLVTDGDDLSGQMVFIHWSGRQGLAEDSGVGVLNGYRRIVANPVEGGVTPTPARLRVAYENDTLKIGGCYDCETPAVGLPKTLNFEPKQVYIVASSHTEGMIQARLGLMDAYSDEGKYAKIHEESVTCVDGTANVTIAASGLDDLERLHVEFYRGDSLVAASSVVKEFSEMASCELQDELLEPKLRRLSQTQIKNSIVDIFGDRFAADIWPDMEDGAKLIGMNNTADRLNVNNLNMERLLETSKAVASTALASEPTVLACAQAANDACVLDVVQTYGKRLWRRPLSTAEVTEFTAALADIADNESQLEFAINALFMSANFLFRSEIGVLENNAQALTNYEIVSILSYAVLNTTPDDTLLALADKASPLTVQELQQQVTRLLDDDRASAAMMEVYKDYLKLDLVLSRPKDDSFNFTETVRADVLASAEQMLIDNIASGASVVGVFGGSDYYLNSNIDYLFNADVEYAALAKTTLDATERSGVLNHPAFLSVHSTLAKSGIVKRGVFALEQLLCQELPDPPDDVMPVPVPDGIDVLLTSERNLLQMTHSAQAACISCHQVIDPAGFGFENFDSIGRYRTVEKDVVAIDASGVLDNVGEHVLMYSTSAEYSEALMASPQMSGCVSRRFLENFLGQDLERNACELEKYQHHLGEGDGSVSALLNTLIQLESFGKRKQGQ
- a CDS encoding DUF1552 domain-containing protein; amino-acid sequence: MNKTQKTVSRRNLIKGLGVVGLLPMTKVNQLLAATSEAPLRVLFVALQHGWGTSNRPMTVEGEDFAFPDGLDPFNSIKSQCTVVDGLMGLGEWGNNHDLSYADILTGGVPYGVTSSAFDGHMPLSVTPSIDYLLEQKSGLPAYRFSAGYRSWGVQYHPLSFDHNSTILPFYTTAISAYDSLFKNLTDAELSGESVQSQEAEMLSKVFQFVRAPAQRQLDSVPLAEKDKLERYLLAVEHLESKNETAAGYSGSERLSAMPVKGQSRLEDLDHYLDMMKVAFANGLTTTGVVGIGDIHSITDFHHTHAHAVTDTWWDTRREFSQSIVNFANALDQITDFDGSSLLDNTLIVMTGEVGDGKHNLINKGHLMVGGGNHLNVGRVIKPERLGKTEARALLREDANGALQPQLRWSTTASSRTNADLFRDIGNLAGLNLSEFGLPSQNRGDVL